The sequence below is a genomic window from Deltaproteobacteria bacterium GWC2_55_46.
AAGAAGTTAGGGATTGGCCTGTATTCGCGCAACAGTCGCGGGGGCCGGAGGTTCGAATCCTCTCGCCCCGACCAAGATCGTGATATCCGTAATCCCTGGAAAAGGGGTTGCGGATATTTTTTTTGTTCCATGATTCGAAAGGCGCGAGAAGCGAGGTAGCGCGGCTTAGAGCCTCTCGCGCGCCTTAAGCCCAAGAATCCTGCCCCACAAAAACAGCAGCTTTGCCGCGTAAAGCAGCGTCCTTGATCTGATGAAATAGCGTCCGTCAGAAAGCTTTATCTGGCCGGTCGCGAGAAGCCTTTCAAGCCGGTTTTCGAGCATACGTCCGGACTGGTAGACGCCGGAAAGCTCGCTTAAGCTCTTTCCACAGTCTATCTCGCGGAGTATCCTTACCCTCCTCGCCGTCTCGCTCATGTTGAAGATATGAAAATAGCAGTAGCAAAGGGCGATGTATGTGGTGGCCGTATAGATAATCAGGGCTGGCAATTCCGCTCTGTCTGCCCCGGAAAGATATACAACCCATGAGAGAAGGCCCATAGGCGCTGCCCCTGCCGCGCCAGCTAAAAGAGCGACGAACTGCCGCGGGAGACCCCTTGTAACGGCCGGAACGCGGTTAAGCGCCGCGTGAATGAGCGTTACCATGAGCGGCGAGGCCGCGAGTATAAAAAGAAATAGATTCATCTTCAGCCCTCTCCATGAGGCAGGCCGATAAACCTCCGGTAGGCCGTGAAAAACCTGATCATGAGCTTTGCCGAAGGCGAAAGCGTTAGCCCTCCTCCGGATTCCTTCAGCATCCCGGAGTCGATGAGGTCCCTGACCCTTGGATAGAGGAGCAATTCGTCGCCGAAGCCCTCTGCCAGGTCCTTCTCCGGTAAGCCGTCGGCGCTGGAGCCTATCTTAAGGACTATCAAAAGAGAGGGAGAAAGCGCTTCGACAGCCGGATAGGTGAGGACATATGACGCGGCGAGCGCCAGGTCCAGAAGGAGCGCCGCTAAAAGATGCTCTGCCGGAGGAGCCGATTGAACGCCCGCCGCCATGGCGACGAGGGCGATGGGGAGGAAGATAAAGACCGTGACAAGGGCAAGGGGCCTGTTCCTGGGGAGCCTGAGGCGCCAGAGGGCCAGGTGTATCGCCGTTGAAAGCGAAAATAGCGACACCGAGCAGATGAATACCGATCTCATGCCGCGCCACGCATAACCGCGAAAGCCCTTTCTTCCATCATGCCATACCGCCGGTCCGGCATTTATCGGCCCCTTTACATCCCGCTGTTTCTTTTCGCCATGTCAGAAGCCTCTTTGGCCTTCCCGGCTTCTCCGATGGCGGTGTATACGTCTGCCAGCATCTTGTGGTTCCTCCAGCCTTTCGGGTCGTCCATGATATTCCTTTGCAGCTCAATCAGGAGCGCTCTGCTCAATTCGGTCATCCGGTATGAGGCGTCCGCAGGCTTGATTGACCTGTACTCGTACTTTTCTATCAGGGCCGCTGTCTCCGGGGTCCTCCTTACAAAGAGCATGGCCGCGTCGTCCCAATAGACAAGGGCCATCCGGGCCACGGCTTCCGGTTCAAGGAAGCGTTCTTTATCGCTGTCGGAGTAGGCTACCACGGCGAAATCGAACGCGAACGCGTCAAGAAAGTCTTCGAACCGTTCTTCCGTAAGGATTTTTTTTATCCGGACTTCACCGTACAGGTCTGCCCTGCCGTCGATAAATACCCGGCTCTCAGGCCATGCGCTCCATATCATGTAGCCGCCGAGGGAGTAGGTGTTGTACATGTTCCCCTTGATCCCGTTCTCCTCCATGAACCTTATCGCCTTGACCGGAAAAAGTCTATCGCTCACCCCGGCCCCCCACCACCCGGACTTCATCAAAAAACCTATCTTGTAATAGGAGACTGACAGGATCACCGCAAGGCTTAACCACAGCAGCAAGGGGGCTTTAAGGACGCCTCCCAGGCTTTGGCCGGCCCGAGAAAGGGCGGCCCTTTCTTTAAGGGCGTTCAGGTAGATGGCCATGAAAGGGACCGTTGCTACGGCCCAGAGAGTTATATTCCTCATGTGCTTGAAAGCGGCATATGAGAGCGCGGCGAATATCAGAAGATGGGCCGCAGAGGCCCTTTTCGCGTTCAGCAGGATTATGGCCGCCGAGGCCCCGAAGGATATGAAGAAGAGGGAGTGAGCGCCCCAGTTAGGGGGGTTGAACTCGTTTATGGCGAACATCTTTATCTCTTTGGTTATAGTGAACGGGAATGTGTACGATTGATAGGTATTGGGATTAAGGAGCAGTGTGGCGGCCACAAAGGCGAATATAAGGAGCAGGAACCTGAAGTCCTTTAGCCTCTGGGCCCTCCTGGCCTGGTCGCTTTCAAAGACCGCGCCGAAAAGCGTGTCAGCGAGGTAAGCGCCGGTCGCGACCAGCCCGATGAGCGCGGTATATTGGATATTGACCCAGAAGAGCATTATGGCCGGAAGGGCCCAGAGCGCCCTTTTTCGCGTCCCAAGCCTGAAGTCCTCGAGCAGGAGGATATAGATGGATATGAAGAGGTAGAATATCATCTCCGGCCTCTCCAGGAGGCGCCAGCTCATGAATATGGCTACAAGGAGCACCGCATGAAAGGCGATGTAGACGTCCACCTTTCTTTTCAGGAGGTGAGCGTAGATGACAGCGGATGTCAGAAATGTGAAGAGGACCTTGTAGATGGTGAGGGCGGCATACCCGCCTGCCCAGTAGAAAAGATAGATAAGGACGCCGAAGAGCCACTCCTGGGCTATCCAGGGATGTCCAGGCGCCGTATGGGAGAAGGTGTCATAACCCGGGATGCTCAAGGTCTTGAGGACCTGCTCTCCGGTCTTCAGGTGGAACCAGACGTCATAATCCGACACCTTGAACATGGAAAGGAAGACCACGAAAAGGAAGAGGGATGCTGTAAGGATGTACAAGGATGGTTTTCGTTCGGACATCTTGTCTCTGGGAAGAGAAGTCCCCTGTAAAAAGGGCGCGATCATTCAGTATGGAACATTATATAGTGATTGAGTTTTTATTTGCAAGCCGAACGTAGCGGGGGTTATAGGGAGGAGGCTCTTGTGAAAATAAAAAAAGGGCCAGCCAAAAGGCCGGCCCCTTTTCTTTAGCAGGCTGTTGAAAAACAGCCTGCTAAAGCAATCCATGGATGGATTGCCAAATTGCGAGACTTGAAAAGCCGGGCAATTTGTAAGATTTGGACAGATTCACTCAGGCCAAATCGTAGTTGGAAAAGTCCTGGATGGACTTTTCCAACATCCTGTCAGTTGGCAGCTCAGTAGGCGAACTGCAGGTTGGCGAATGCCTGGCTGTTCGTCCTTTTGCCGTTGCCGTCATCGTCAAGGTCATAGACGTATAAGGCCATGGCCCTGATGTTCGGGCGTATCGACCAGATCACGCCGGGGGTGATGAGCCCCTTCTCGATCGTCGGGTCGTCGTCGGATTCGACCCTCTCGTAGCGGAGCGCCGCGGCAAGTTTCGGGTTTATGATGTAGTTCGCCTCTATCCCGTAGCCTGTGTGCTCGCGTTCCGTGCCGGCGAAATTCCAGTTGTCCTCATCGCCCAAGACGTAGAATCCGTAGAGGCTAAGGTTGCGCCACTCGAAATCGGCCCCGATGATGGTGAAGTTGAATTCGTTCTTGACGTTTGTCGAGTTGGTGTCAGTGCCGGAGTAGTACTGGACAGATACGTTGCTGGCGGAAAACTCGCCCATGCCCACAGCGTCAAGCCTCAGGGTCGCCCAGTAGTTGAAGTTCTCGTTGGCGTCAGTGTTAGTTGAGCCTGAGGTCAGGCCGGCCCCTACAAAGACCGGGCCCTGGTAGCCGTAGTACTCTATGGCGTCAGGGGCGCCGCCGCTCGTGACCCTGTCCAGGCCGCTGCTGCTGCTGCTGGTGCTCACGGCGTAGCCGATGTAGGCCGGGTCGAGGAAGCGCTTCTGGTTGGAGACTGAGAGCCATTCCGTGTTGGTAAGGTGGCCGACGCGGATGTTGGCAAGCGAGGTGCCGCCGAGGTTATGGAAGCCTACGGCGTAATTGCTGGTCGAGCCGTTCTTAAGTGAGTTCTCCACCCACAGCGACAGGTTCTTCCAGACCGATCCGGCCGCGTAAAGGTAGAAGTCTTCTCCAGTGCCTATGGTGTAGTCGGTCCCGGTCTGTCCGTTGTCGAGCGTCTGGTCGACCTCAGCCTTGACGACGGTCATCTTGCCTCTGATCGAGAGAAGGTCGAGGGCCGATTCAAAATCGAGCTTGGTAGTTGGCTCATCCCCACCTGCCGCGATCTGGAAGCCGTTACGCAAAAAGTTGGTGCCGAAGGTATTGAGCCGTGGGAAGACGGTGTGGCAGTTGGTGCAGGACATATTGTGTTTTCTTGCGAAGGACGGGACCGCTTCGGAAGGCGCTGGCATCATAAGTGACAGTCCTATTGCCGTGAGCAGCGCTATCCCCAACAGCAGACTCTTTCCCGCATACAAATGTTTTTTCATCAATTACCCCCGGTTAAGGTTTTTTGCCGCGGCAGGTGGATGCAAGACGCGACTGTACCGTTCATAGTCAAGCAAAGTTATTGAAGATTGTCAAGCGCCTGGCAGCGGAAAAGCGGACAGGCCGTGACAGCCCTGTTCATATGGGCCTTCATTACTGCTGGAATGGATCGAATGAAATAGTATAATAAGATATCGACAGCTTGCAGGAGATACTGTGCCGATGGCGACCGTAAAAGAACTTAAAAGGCACCTTGACCGCCTCTACAGGGCATTTGACCTCGGGTTCCTCTCTTCCGACCCGCTTGAGTTCGTCCATAAGTACGACGACCCAGCTGACCGGGAGATAGTCGGCCTCATCGCGACATCACTTGCCTACGGCAGGGTCGAGGGCATTAAAAAGAGCATAGCCAGGGTGCTGGCCGTGGCAGGCCCTTCGCCTTACAGGTTTACGAAAAGGTTCGACCCGCGTAGTGGCGTTGCCCTCTTTGCCGGGTTCAGGCACAGGTTCAATACCGGAGAAGATATAGCCTGCCTCTTCTGGTTCGCGAGACAGATGATCGAGGAGAAGGGGTCGGTAGGCGGCTATTTCCTCAAGGGATACTCCCCTGGCCACAGGAACGTCAAAGAGGCGCTCTCCTGTTTTTCAGAGAACGTCCTGGCCCTCGATTCTTCGGCTGTCTACGGGAAAAAGGCGCTGCCCAAAAAGGCAGGGATCAGGTTCTTTTTCCCGAACCCCAGGGACGGAAGCCCGTGCAAGCGCCTCAACCTCTATCTCAGGTGGATGGTGAGGAGGGGAGACAAGCTCGACTTCGGCCAGTGGACCGGGGTTGGGCCGGATAAGCTCGTGATCCCGCTCGATACCCATATAGCGAGGATATCTCGGAATATCGGGCTTACCAGGAGGGCAAGCCCTGACTGGAAGATGGCGGAGGAGATAACCGAGGCCCTGAAAGAGCTTGACCCGGAAGACCCGATAAAGTACGACTTTGCCATCTGCAGGCTCGGCATACTGGAAAAATGCCCGAAAAAGGCCGACTTATCCAAGTGCAGCAGCTGCCTCATAAGGCGGATATGCGTGCTTTAGCGGCTTGACCGACCCCGTTGGTTTGCCATTGAAGATAAACTTTGACAGGGCAAGGTTTATTGGGGTAACATTTGCCAGACTTCATAAAATTCAGCGTTCATGTAAGGCCCTTCAAAGGTCGAGGGACGGTTGGCGGAGCGTTTAGTGCAGACTACAGGACTCAAAGAGCGGAAGACCCGGGAAAGCCAGGTAATGCATATAGAGGAAGTATTTGACCTCATAAAGGATGAGATAGCCGCCATGGAGCAGGGGTTCAAGGCGAACCTCAACTCCAACGTCTATCTGGTAAGCAAGGTCGGGGAGTATATACTCAAGAGCGGGGGAAAAAGGTTCAGGCCCATGGTGCTGCTCCTCGCCTCAAGGCTCTGCGGCTACAGCGGCGAGAAGCATATCCCGCTTGCCGGTGTCGTCGAGTTCATCCACACAGCGACACTCCTCCATGACGACGTCGTCGATAACGCGAACCTGAGGAGGGGGAGCGCATCGGCCAATACCGTCTGGGGGGAGGGGGCGAGCATACTCGTCGGCGACTATCTCTTCTCGAAGGCCTTTTACCTGACCGTCAAGTACGGTGACCTGAGGGTCCTCCAGGTCCTGTCAGAGTCGACGACCCGCATGGCCGAGGGCGAGGTGCTGCAGTTATTGAAGCACAGCGACGCCGGGACGACCGAGAAGGAGTACCTGGACGTGGTCACGAACAAGACCGCCGTCCTCATATCATCGGCGGCCCGCATAGCCGGTGTGCTTTCAGGGGCCGGGCAGGGAAAGGAAGAGGCCCTCGCTAACTACGGCATGGGCTTAGGTATAGCCTACCAGCTCATGGACGACTGCCTCGATTATGTCTCTACCGACGAGGACCTCGGAAAATCCGTGGGCAACGACCTCAAGGAAGGCAAGGTCACGATGCCCCTTATAAGGGCCAGCGGCCTTGCCACAGAGGCTGAGAAGGAGATCATCCGGGAGGCCGTCGAGGGAGACGAGCTAAACCAGGCACAGCTCGATCAGGTCATCTCCATAATAAGGAAGTACAAGGGTATCGAGTACACCATAGAACGCGCCAGTGCCTATATAGATGCCGCAAAGAGGGAGCTCGACATATTCGAGCCGACCATCGAGAGGGCGGCGCTCCTGGCCGTGGCTGATTTCGTCATCGAAAGGACGTACTGAGCCGGAAATCCCCGAGGGGGTACGCCATGGACAGGAAAGAGAAGGCCGCGAAGGTCCTGGGCATACTCGAAAAAGAATTCCCGGACGCGAGATCTGCCTTAGAATACAAAAACCCGCTTGAGCTCCTCATCTCGACTATACTTTCAGCGCAGGCAACAGACAAGCTCGTCAACAAGGTAACCCAATCCCTCTTCAAAAAATACAGGACGGCAAAGGACTATGCCGCCTCGGCCTTGTCTGACCTTGAAGGCGACATAAGCTCGATAAACTTCTACAGGAACAAGGCCAGGAACATAAAGGCCTGCTGCGGGAAGCTCGTCGAGCTGTACGGCGGCGATGTGCCTGCCACACTCGATGGGCTTACGGCCCTGCCTGGGGTCGGAAGGAAGACAGCCAATATCGTCCTGGGGAACGCCTTCGGCAAGGACGCCCTCGCCGTTGACACCCACGTAAAGCGCGTATCGCAAAGGCTCGGCCTCACCTCAGCGGACGACCCGGACAAGATAGAGGCCGACCTGACGTCGATAATACCTCCAAAGAGGTGGACAAAGGCCACCCACCTTTTGATCCTCCACGGCAGAAAGACCTGCAAGGCTGTAAACCCTGATTGCGATAACTGCCCCATCCAGGCCTACAGCGTTTATTTCAAGGAAGTCTACAGCAAGAAAAAGAAGTAGCAGCCTGAGCAAATCTGTGTTTTTCAGTAACCTGGCAGGTCCTGACGAGCTCCGTTTATGCCGCCGTGAAGGCGAAGCCCCTCGACTGGCATTTTACGAGGCTGGCATAGTATCCGCCTGTCTTTAAAAGCTCCTTGTGGCTTCCGGCCTCGATGATCTGCCCGTCCTTCAAGACCAGTATCCTGTCCGCGCCCGCTACCGTTGAGAGCCTGTGGGCTATGACAAGGGTGGTCCTGCCCCGCATGACATCCTCGAGGGCCAGTTGTACCGCCAGTTCGGATTCGGCGTCAAGGGCGGAGGTCGCCTCGTCGAGTATCAGTATTGGAGGGTCTTTTATAATGGCCCTCGCGATAGAGAGGCGCTGTCTTTCGCCCGCGGACAGGAGGCAGCCGCGCTCTCCGATGACCGTCTCGTAGCCTTTCGGCAGGCGTGTTATGAAGTCATGGGCACGGGCGGCCTTCGCCGCGCTGACTATCTCGCCGAGGCTCGCCCATGGCTTTCCGTAGGCGATGTTGTTGTTGACGGTATCGTTAAAGAGGAGCGCGTCCTGGGATACGACACCTATCCTTGCCCGGAGCGAGCGCTGCTTTAAGTCTCTCAGGTCGATCCCGTCAATTCTTATCGAGCCTTGCGTCGGGTCATAGAGCCTTTGGATGAGCGCCGCTATCGTTGTTTTTCCGGCGCCGCTCGGCCCAACGAGGGCCACGCATTCCCCGGGGGCCAGGCGGAACGTCAAGTCGCTCAGGACAGGATTTTCGCTGCGATAAGAGAAGCTTACGCCGTCGAATAGCACGTCGCCCTTGAGCGTTTTTACCGGGACGGCCTGGGGCGCATCCGACATGTGGTCGTGAGCGTCAAGTATCGAAAATATTATGCCGAGTGATACCGTGGCCTTGCGCATCGTCTGGTAGACCCCGGTGAGGCCCTGCACAGGGGTAAAGAGTCCTGTAGCGTACCCGAGGAAGGCGACCAGGGTGCCGGCTGTTATCTCGCCATTGATGACGAGGTAGCCCCCGTACATAAGCGCCGATACCTTCGCGAGCACGCCGATTATGTTCTTGGCCGCGCTGACGCCGGTATCTATGCCCACGCCCTTCAGGACCATCTGGTTGGCGCTCGCTACCCCGCTCATGAACCTCGTCTTTTCGGCCTCTTCCATGGCGAAGCTCTTTACCGTGAATATCCCGGTCAATACCTCGTTGAAGCGCGAGAATATCCCGGTCCAGCGCTCGACGAGCATGCGCTCCCGCTGTGTCTGTTCATCGGCGGCCCACATCCCGATGAGCGCTGGCAGGGGCGCGAAGAAGAGCACTATAAAAGAGAGCCTCGGGTCGAGCGTGAACATGACGGCGAGCGAGATGAGAAGGTATACTATCCCGGGGAAGACGTTGAAGGCGATATCAGAGATGGCGCCAACGAAGCCGTTTACGCCCCTGTCGAGCTTGGTCATTATGCCGCCTACGGTCTGGTCCCTGTGATAGGCAACGGGGAGGGTATGGAGGCGGGAGACGGTCGCCTCCAGGATGCCGTGGTTGACGTCGAGCCTCACCCTCCAGGCAAGCCAGTTTGAAAGGGCCCCGACGCCCTCCCGGATGACGTTCAAGGCGATGAGCATCGCCACACCCTGGACGAGGGCCATCACTACCCCTGTGCCGAGCTTGTCAAAGATGTATTTCATGGCAAGGGGCTCAAGCGCGCTGAGGGCGGCTATCATCAGAGTGAGGAGCATGATGGCCGCGAGCGCCACCTTGTGTGGAAAGATGAACCCGAGGGCCCTTCGGGAGTGGCGCAGCCAGTCTCCGTTATTGGGGGTCTGCATAAGGCGCTTTCCAGTTCAAAAACGAATAGTTATAAAATATGGAGATTGTAAGTACCCTTATGTGACTAAAGTTACAAAGGAGATTTTTTTGAGGGTGCGTTGCCAATATGCTTTTGATATACTCGGGGTATGAAGGCGATAGTATTTGATGGCGGATTGAGATTGGAAAAGGGTTATCCCAGGCCTGTGCCAGGCCCCGGAGAGGCCCTTGTAAAAGTGGCCCTTGCCGGTGTCTGCTCTACCGACCTGGAGATCGCGAAGGGCTACATGGGCTTTAAGGGGGTGCCGGGGCACGAGTTCACGGGAACGATCGTCGAGTGCGACGACGAAAGGCTCAATGGAAAGCGGGTAGCGGGGGAGATAAACCTGGGCTGCGGCCGCTGCGAATATTGCAGGCACATGCTGGAGAACCACTGCCCTTCGAGGAAGGTGCTCGGGATATCGGGTAAGGACGGCGCCTTTGCCGAATATCTGACCCTGCCGTTTAAAAACATCCACCCCTTGCCCGATTCTATCACAGATGAAGAGGCTGTCTTCACCGAGCCGCTCGCCGCGGCCTACGAGATACTCGAACAGGTGAGGGTAGACGAAAATACGAGGGCGTGCGTCCTGGGCGACGGCAGGCTGGGCCTCCTTGTGGCTGAGGTCATGGCCGCAACCGAATGCTCGCTCGTTGTCATCGGCAGGCACGAGGAGAAGCTACAGCTCCTTAAGGCGAGGGAGATACCGGCGAGGACGAGCCCTGAGGGGCTTGAAAAACAGTTCGACCTCGTCATCGACTGCACCGGGAGCGAGGACGGCCTGACGGCAGCGCTTGACCTTGTAAGGCCGACAGGCACGGTAATACTCAAGACGACTCTGGCAAAGCGTGGCGGGGCAGACCTGAACAGGGTCGTCATAGACGAGATAACCCTGCTGGGTTCAAGGTGCGGCCCGTTCCCGCCCGCCCTCGCGGCCCTTGAGGAGAAGAGGGTTGACGTAAGGCCCCTTATATCGAGGGTCTTTTCTCTCGATGAGGGGGTAGAGGCGATAGGGCACGCCTCCGGTAAGGGCGTGCTCAAGGTCCTCATAAGGATGGAGTAAAAAAATGGACAAGCTCTTCCTGGACAGCCACGGCGAGGCGGTAGAGTGGGACGGCAGGGAGAGGAGGGAGAAGGTCCGTTTCCCCGTATGCCTTGCGGTAGAGGTCAACGGGCGTTCAAGCGAGAGTTGCGCGGACTTT
It includes:
- a CDS encoding endonuclease III; translated protein: MDRKEKAAKVLGILEKEFPDARSALEYKNPLELLISTILSAQATDKLVNKVTQSLFKKYRTAKDYAASALSDLEGDISSINFYRNKARNIKACCGKLVELYGGDVPATLDGLTALPGVGRKTANIVLGNAFGKDALAVDTHVKRVSQRLGLTSADDPDKIEADLTSIIPPKRWTKATHLLILHGRKTCKAVNPDCDNCPIQAYSVYFKEVYSKKKK
- a CDS encoding TIGR02757 family protein, coding for MATVKELKRHLDRLYRAFDLGFLSSDPLEFVHKYDDPADREIVGLIATSLAYGRVEGIKKSIARVLAVAGPSPYRFTKRFDPRSGVALFAGFRHRFNTGEDIACLFWFARQMIEEKGSVGGYFLKGYSPGHRNVKEALSCFSENVLALDSSAVYGKKALPKKAGIRFFFPNPRDGSPCKRLNLYLRWMVRRGDKLDFGQWTGVGPDKLVIPLDTHIARISRNIGLTRRASPDWKMAEEITEALKELDPEDPIKYDFAICRLGILEKCPKKADLSKCSSCLIRRICVL
- a CDS encoding alcohol dehydrogenase; this translates as MKAIVFDGGLRLEKGYPRPVPGPGEALVKVALAGVCSTDLEIAKGYMGFKGVPGHEFTGTIVECDDERLNGKRVAGEINLGCGRCEYCRHMLENHCPSRKVLGISGKDGAFAEYLTLPFKNIHPLPDSITDEEAVFTEPLAAAYEILEQVRVDENTRACVLGDGRLGLLVAEVMAATECSLVVIGRHEEKLQLLKAREIPARTSPEGLEKQFDLVIDCTGSEDGLTAALDLVRPTGTVILKTTLAKRGGADLNRVVIDEITLLGSRCGPFPPALAALEEKRVDVRPLISRVFSLDEGVEAIGHASGKGVLKVLIRME
- a CDS encoding octaprenyl diphosphate synthase: MHIEEVFDLIKDEIAAMEQGFKANLNSNVYLVSKVGEYILKSGGKRFRPMVLLLASRLCGYSGEKHIPLAGVVEFIHTATLLHDDVVDNANLRRGSASANTVWGEGASILVGDYLFSKAFYLTVKYGDLRVLQVLSESTTRMAEGEVLQLLKHSDAGTTEKEYLDVVTNKTAVLISSAARIAGVLSGAGQGKEEALANYGMGLGIAYQLMDDCLDYVSTDEDLGKSVGNDLKEGKVTMPLIRASGLATEAEKEIIREAVEGDELNQAQLDQVISIIRKYKGIEYTIERASAYIDAAKRELDIFEPTIERAALLAVADFVIERTY
- a CDS encoding ABC transporter — translated: MQTPNNGDWLRHSRRALGFIFPHKVALAAIMLLTLMIAALSALEPLAMKYIFDKLGTGVVMALVQGVAMLIALNVIREGVGALSNWLAWRVRLDVNHGILEATVSRLHTLPVAYHRDQTVGGIMTKLDRGVNGFVGAISDIAFNVFPGIVYLLISLAVMFTLDPRLSFIVLFFAPLPALIGMWAADEQTQRERMLVERWTGIFSRFNEVLTGIFTVKSFAMEEAEKTRFMSGVASANQMVLKGVGIDTGVSAAKNIIGVLAKVSALMYGGYLVINGEITAGTLVAFLGYATGLFTPVQGLTGVYQTMRKATVSLGIIFSILDAHDHMSDAPQAVPVKTLKGDVLFDGVSFSYRSENPVLSDLTFRLAPGECVALVGPSGAGKTTIAALIQRLYDPTQGSIRIDGIDLRDLKQRSLRARIGVVSQDALLFNDTVNNNIAYGKPWASLGEIVSAAKAARAHDFITRLPKGYETVIGERGCLLSAGERQRLSIARAIIKDPPILILDEATSALDAESELAVQLALEDVMRGRTTLVIAHRLSTVAGADRILVLKDGQIIEAGSHKELLKTGGYYASLVKCQSRGFAFTAA